The genomic stretch ATGGAGGAACCGGAAAGTTTTTTTCTGTCCAGGGGGGAGGCGCTAAGTGATCACTGAAGATATGGCCTTCTCCTTGATTGACAATAGCCTGAACCGCATCTTGGGCCTTCGGGTAGCTGTCTATAATTTGACAAAAATTTTGCTTTTCCCAATGACTTTGCTGGTAGTCGGTGTCCCAGCTGAATTGGTTGACACCGACTTGATTGATCCCGAATATGAGGGCATCGTACATCTCACCGATAGAATGATAGGGATACTTGGGCAGGGTATGATCCAGGTCCTGACGCAGCTGTGCCTGTTCCGGGGTCTCAATATCCAACATTGTATTGAGCGTTGTATCATCCAGGGGTCCTAATGAGGCATTCAAGAAGCAACATTCCCCTGTGTCGGGATTGTAAGGGCTTAGGTACGGAATATCTGAACCGTATTGAGGCGGTTTGAAATTCGGTGCCGTGTCCAGAGCACGACAGAGATTAGCTGTCAGTTGCACATGGAGCAGTTCTTCCAGAATAACACTGCGAATGATTTGAACAGCTTCACTCTGCTTTTCTTTGATGGAACACATTGCCGTAATGTAAAAGGGCAGGGTGTAAAATTCCACAGCGACTGCGGCCTGAGCATGCTCCTGGACAAGCTTTTTTGTCCATTGTTTTGCAGTTCCTGATTCGGTCATCAAAAGGCACCTCCTGTGTGCAGGACGGGCATGTATGTTAGTTTCTTATTCTATAGATACGCCGGATACGCTGACAGGGCAAGGTCCAGGAGCGTCGGATCAACGGCAGGAAGGAAGTAATGTTACCGGAAAAAGGTGTCGGTAAAAAAAGAACGCTATATCCAGAAAAAGCTTTCTCATATTTTTTCCTGTGCTATGTTGAAATCGGGTTAAAAAAATCCTGTTGTTTTTTGAAAAAAGAGTACAATGCAACAAAAATATAACCTGATTATAACAAAGCGCGGAGAAGTGTGTAAGCGATAACTCTTCGCTGATAAAATTCTTTGCATCAGACTTGAACCGTTGACATGTTACTCTATGAGCACTTTCCTGTCAAAGTATTCTCTTTGCGGGAAGATGTGAACCACTGAAAAAAAGTTCCGGTTCGTTTTTTGTCATTACAGAAGAGCAGGTATGTCCAAAATACGCGTTCTCTCCGATCATCTTGCTAATCAGATCGCTGCCGGTGAAGTTGTTGAACGACCGGCTTCAGTAGTCAAGGAATTACTTGAAAACGCCCTTGATGCTGGAGCCGATCGGATCAATATACAGGTGGAGGGCGACGGCACCCGGCTTATCCGTGTCGTAGATAATGGTGTGGGCATGGACCAGGATGATGTGTTGCTCTGTCTTGAGCGCCATGCAACCTCGAAATTGATTGAGGAAAGCCAGTTGGCAGCAATCACGACCCTGGGGTTCCGGGGAGAGGCCCTGCCCAGTATCGGTTCGGTCTCTCGCATGTCTCTCCTCTCCCGTCTCCATACTGCCGAAATTGGGACCAAGGCTGAGATTCGTTATGGTGCTCTGCATGACCTCCATGATGATGGCTGTGCCTGTGGTACTATTATTGAGGTTCGTAATCTGTTTGGCAACCTTCCGGCCCGAAAAAAATTTCTGAAAACCAAACGGACAGAGCTTTTTCACATTGAGGAGGTTATCCGCAACCAAGCCCTTGCTCATCCTGATATCACTTTTTCCCTTCAGGTGGATGGGCGCAAAACTATTACCCTTGCAGCAGCAGATCAGGAACAACGCGTCCGTGATATTTTTCGCTACTCTGGAAAAATGCTTGATGTATCTTGTGTTTTTTGTGGTGACGGACAGACTCCTCTCTCTGTGAACGGATTTCTTCTCCTTCCTGATGCCGTATCCACGGCACGTCTTCGTATTCTCGTTAATAATCGTCCGGTGCAGGATCGAATGATTCGCTATGCGGCTGCTGAAGGCCTGAAAGGTCTGCTCATGAAAGGTCAGCAGCCTGTCGGTGCGCTGTTGCTGGATCTTGATCCACAGTTGGTTGATATCAATGTCCACCCGGCCAAGCGGGAGATCCGTTTCCGTAATCCCAATGAGGTGCGGCGGTTTCTCGTGCGTGCGGTTTCCGAGGCCGTGCTCCGGCACCAGGAGGAGATGCGTTCCGAGCTGTTCAGTCCCTCAAAGGTAGAGATCAAAGCAGAAAACGAGACTTCTTCCTCTGATTCTTGGTCAAATCGGTCGGGCCGGTTTGAAAACAGTGAGCCCCGGCAAGGCAATCAGGATCAGTCAACAGCGTCCTCTTTTTTCCCTCCTGAGCGGAGTGGACAGGATAAAGACCAGAATCAAAATCGGAAATCAGGGCAGGGAGAGCGACAAATATATAGTGCGGAACCTTTGCCGTTTTTTTCACTGCCGGTCGTCGGGGGCGGAGGAAAGGAACTGAAAGGGCAGGGCCAGCCACTGGAGACCGGGGAGCAGGGCGGGCTGATAAGTACATATCCTGTTCAGAG from Candidatus Electrothrix communis encodes the following:
- a CDS encoding ferritin-like domain-containing protein, which translates into the protein MTESGTAKQWTKKLVQEHAQAAVAVEFYTLPFYITAMCSIKEKQSEAVQIIRSVILEELLHVQLTANLCRALDTAPNFKPPQYGSDIPYLSPYNPDTGECCFLNASLGPLDDTTLNTMLDIETPEQAQLRQDLDHTLPKYPYHSIGEMYDALIFGINQVGVNQFSWDTDYQQSHWEKQNFCQIIDSYPKAQDAVQAIVNQGEGHIFSDHLAPPPWTEKNFPVPPYYRFVTHSEGLDSHYEYSHFGRFIKIKNKGLPDIYTGKEQPDHPANKPLQQNFFQLILMLETLWGNGGANLGGSEVLRTVITGVMKEIFANTQDCWQAGVIPHWFGLPFVDLQQRTV
- the mutL gene encoding DNA mismatch repair endonuclease MutL translates to MSKIRVLSDHLANQIAAGEVVERPASVVKELLENALDAGADRINIQVEGDGTRLIRVVDNGVGMDQDDVLLCLERHATSKLIEESQLAAITTLGFRGEALPSIGSVSRMSLLSRLHTAEIGTKAEIRYGALHDLHDDGCACGTIIEVRNLFGNLPARKKFLKTKRTELFHIEEVIRNQALAHPDITFSLQVDGRKTITLAAADQEQRVRDIFRYSGKMLDVSCVFCGDGQTPLSVNGFLLLPDAVSTARLRILVNNRPVQDRMIRYAAAEGLKGLLMKGQQPVGALLLDLDPQLVDINVHPAKREIRFRNPNEVRRFLVRAVSEAVLRHQEEMRSELFSPSKVEIKAENETSSSDSWSNRSGRFENSEPRQGNQDQSTASSFFPPERSGQDKDQNQNRKSGQGERQIYSAEPLPFFSLPVVGGGGKELKGQGQPLETGEQGGLISTYPVQSSNQQPELQFAQRDKQYEQVGDPQTEQQPGYSGLRLIGQFLNLYLLCEHDEQLVVIDQHAAHERILYQQLRTAYEQRAVAVQNLLFPVTVELGPDYADILEQEAEAVAALGLTVEFFGDTTWVIKAVPALVGKVSPQEVLLDILDGLAARPRSSRSEAVPECIDNLLASMACKAAIKSGNRLHREEMLGLLRQMEQSEFFSHCPHGRPVLKSFSRLDVEKWFRRS